tagagtAGTTTTCATTTCATACTGACCTCCAGTGTTATCACAGATTGCCATTTTTACCATAATTTGGATAATCATGACCattaaaatgaagcattttgcttaaatgcaatgaaaaatttTCAAACACAGTCTGTGCAAGATATTTCAGGCTATTTTTACTGCAGAGAAAGTTTACAGCAGAGAAAGTTTACAGCATTAGTGtaattttgctgttaaaatcCCAGACAAACGGACTGATAGAGATGAGATGGCCACAGGGACCAACATTTTCACCTCCTCTGACTTCCTGTAAAACAAAGGCCACTGGACCtcctgaattaatttattttcaagcaaGAGCATATCTTTTAGGCAATGGTACAGTCAAGTGGCAGAGAACCCACTAAATCTGcttaaagtatttaaaagtattaattttatAGCCAAAAATGTTTGTACTTGCAAATTAACAGGCAGTTAATTGTACATTGGAAAGGCCTTCTGTGACTCTCTTACTTTTGTCCCTAGCAGAGGAATGGGATGACAATTCACAATTCCTGTGCCCTGAATCGCAGCTTCCAATGtagggagcagctcctgagctgcctCAGTGTTCACAGAAGCCAAACTCCCACAATCAGCTGTGGGAGATGTGGTGATAGTAAACTGCACTGATGAGGATATTTAGGAACCCTAAAGCTAACAAAATATTTGGACATCCCTTTCTGTTGCTTTGACATTATCCCACCAGAATCAATTCCTTTCCCCTTCACTCTGCTGTCTGTGTAAAATTTCATCTTCACAGAATACTTTTGGATCATTTATTTCTGCACTTTTGTAGATCTTTCAAGTTGGTTTTGTTGCCAAAGAGAATGGTCCAGTCCTCAACTGTACTGCTCCCGGTCTCAGTTGAGCACAGTCCCCTCTCCCTCTTCACATCAGAACACTCTggaattattttgctttgttttcatttttcttttcagaggagATATCTTCACCCAAAAAGATGAAATCTGACTTAATTCTGCTTGCTTCAATAAAGTTTTTATTAAGAAACTCATTGCAGGTCACTTAAAAGTTTTCCACTGCTCTGCTTAACCTTGTCCAGTGCCTCATAATTACATCTTGTTTTCAGTTGCTTGTCACTGTTTGGACTGGTATTTTCCAAGCCAAGCATCTGCCTCAGGTTTAATTTTTTGCAGTTGCCAGCTAAACCACTGTAGTAATTTTCAAGaacaaggttaaaaaaatattttgcccatattaaaaaataataatctggTTGCTTCATTCAGAAGTGTTGGTATCCCCATTACAGAAGGAATTTGAAATGGAGCACCGTTACTGGTCTACTTTCATCCATGCACCTTTTAAGCAGCAACTTGGAAtttggcagcactgctgctgtggtttcacAGATGTGCATCCAAAtgtaaaaaaagttaaaagactcaaaaaaaggagaaaaatctcagtttGCATGTGATTGGTTAAGAATCATTTACTTTTGTCATTTTGCTGAGTTTTCCAAAGGCCACCTGTGCTGGCGGAGCGCACTCCGCGTACGGGAGCATCAGTCTGTGCCCAAAGCAGTGCCCCATGGATGCTCCTCCCTTCCTGTGACAGCTGTgtgcctctcctgcctgcaccacctccctttctcctgctgAGAAAAGGAGAATGGGCCACAAAGATGGAAGAGTCTGGGAGGAGGCCTGCAACCAGGGAACAGAAAgtgagaggagggaggagatgaggaCAGTAGGGTCCAAGGAGACAACTACCGCTGACCAATAATAATTCTCCTAGGACCTCATGGACAGAAATCAGTTGTGGAAGCAATTCTGCATGATTAGGGGGAAAAAGATTATACATATTTACATAAAGAGATTCTGCTATGCCATGGGAAAAGGTATGGTATATTGGGTAAGGAGATTAATAGGCATCATGGAGATAAAGATAAGGTGCCAGAGGAaactattaagaaaaaataagaggTTGGATGTGTGGCTGAAGGAAGGGAAGCTAGGAGATGAAAATAGAGTGTGAAGTGTGTAAGaaggcaggagccagggaatggagAGATGGAGAAGCAGTGCGGAAAAGAAAGAGCTGGGAGTTTCCTTAAaacagcacagaggggaaagagaaggcAGGAACCAGGCAGAAGGAAGAGCATCAAGGGAAAGACAGGGTGTGAGTACAGACTGAACTCTGAGACTAGGCTGATCTTCTGAGTCAGACATAAATGCAAATTGTGATTTATCTGTAATGGTATAGGAACAGGAATCAGGTATGACTAACATCTATagccacattttcttttcttgttagAGATCTTTATCACATGTTCTGGATCTCCTGAGCCAGAGCCCTGGAGTTAAGGTGACCGCATGTCattatctgtttatttttcaggctTCCTCTCTCTGATTTTGTTAACAAACATTCAAGTGCCTGAAGTGCAAtatacagctttttttttttttaatcacagtaaaaagtatttctgcaaaatccatttgaaaatgctgcaagtaattttgaaatgatAGGTAGGGCTGCCAGCAGTGTCTCTCGCTGGCAGAGCAAAGCAAGGCCCTGCATTCAGCCTGATGGCCTTTCACTGTGGATGTTTGTCCTCTAAGAGGGCTTGCACCATCCCCATTACATTGTGTGTAATTCATCACAGGGGtcagcagccctgccttggCAATTTTGCCTCCCAACACGGCCTGGAGATGCAGGAGCAGAGTGGGAaagggctgggtgctgcccagggcaaagctgagcaggaggtcactgagcagcagccagggaggggagTGGGAGGTGTCCTGCCACCCTTTTAAATGTTCtgtctgctggagctgcagagacaCCAGTTCTGCTCCTCCAGTGGCAAAACAGGGGGAAACATTGAAATTTGCCCCTAGCATCATGATTTAGCTTGCAAGAATTTGCCATTTATGttaaattccaattttttaatataaatggTAAATGCTTCCCCACAAACCGTGTGTTTGGtctgtcacattttctgcaaGCTGAAGGCAAACTTTGCAGAACTGAGCTTTACTTTCCTTTTGAGAATGAAAGCAGCACTTCTGTCAGAAGATTGAGTTGTTGGTGTATATCAGGTGATAGGAAAAATTACTCTGCATATAGTCTGACATATTTTTTATATGTACTTGAGATCTGCAGGTGTTGATTTGCTGTCTGTTTATCTGTTTGTCATACTGATAGCTTAAATCCACAAACTACACTTCTAATAACAACTCCTAGGGAGAAGGTTGCTGTTACTGCTTGGTTCCTCCTAAAGATTAAACAGAGCTAAAAGTTGGTACATTGACCTCTTGCTTCTTGAGGCAGATCTCTGTTCAGATTCTGACCCACGTCCTGGCTAAAAACGTGTTCAATCTTTTCTTAATTTGTAGTAGATACTTGTGTACATTACAAAATCCTCTCGCAATTTGGCAAATTAAGCTGTCTGTGGTTAGCTCTGGAATTGCAGAGATATTGCAGTGCATGCAGCATTGCATAATGAGGTTCCCTAGACTTTCCTTACTCGAGTGAGTAACAGCAACTCTTATCTCTAGTGAGCATCGGATTGGTCCCGTTTTTGAGAAAAGAATTAGTATCAAATATACGATGGGCATGTTATGCCTTGTGGCTGCAATGTTGTTTCAATTAACTTCCCTGAATATACCACAATGAAAAGTGTCAGCTTTTTGCCTCAGAGGCCTATAATTAGATTAAATGAATACTGTTAATTATCTACTACCTTCTTTACACAAAACAGTATGTTTCCATAAATTAAAATGCTCGTACAGGAAGGAAATTGTTGTTCTCTGTAATACATGCATACAGTGCTGGATTGTGAATACTGTGGCTGTATCAAagtgagctcagctctgcagcccttaTTTTACAGAAGCCAAAACAAATTACATCTGAAAAATCCACAGACAGCACACTATTTTAAAGCATATATGTTGGTGCAAGGAGTTGATATTACTAAATGTTACAGCTCTCCTGAAACAAATACACTTCTCTCTTTAACAGATGTTCTCTATAAAATTCTCTTAGGGAGATTAAATACAGCTTTGTTTGTGTACCTACAGTCACACCCTCAAGGACTATGTTATGTACAGagaaaaaacctgctttttctAGCAGAGTGTACTTctcctttcagaaaaattttaGAAGTCCATTCTGTAGGAAGCATTTACAATTAACAGCTTGGTTTCCAGGCCTGTGTATATTCCAGCTAGTGTGGACTGAACACCTCCTCTGCCTGTTCTCCAGCATTACTAGATGCAAGCAAAAGTTCCTGACTGATCAATTCAAGTCCCATCCTGGCATGCCTGATTTGGAAGTGCAGATTTTCAAATGGTGGTACATCACCTCTAGGGTAACAGATCTGAAGCAGAAAGTACTCTTTTTTGATTTGACAAAGTGTATCCCAATGTCCCTATTTCCATCAGAATAGATGTTAATAACTTCAGGCCTGAACATGGATCCTCCCTCACCAGAAAATTACAATTAACTTTAGCAGAAGCCCTCATTCGGGCCCGCAATATACTCTGCATATAAATGTGATCTGTACCCAGGACTGCTCTTGTGTTTCATTAAGGTCAAACCCTGAAAAGCTTTTGAATACACAGTGTTCCTACAAGGCATCGCATTTTATTGTGGTTTGTGCTGTGTATCTATTCCTTTAAATGTTCATTAGCCCCGTGTATGTAAaagttttccttaaaatatcATTGTGTTGGTAATAATCTTAATATTGAGGAGTGAAAAGGGCTGTATTGCAGTAGAAATGCTGCCCCGTTTCCTCCTCCCAGGGTGtaacaggagaaagaaagacCATCTTGATAGGAGCTATCTGCTGAAGGAAAACTTTCAGAGGAGCTGTGAATCGACTTTAACCTTTTAGTGGCtgcactgtgaagaaaatgtttcaagcTTCCTACCCCGAATTAGGcttctttaatttaaaagattgATAAATGCTAGTGGCCCTTATAATTACTGCTGCAAATACCAGAAAACAGTTACAGAGGAACAAAGAAATGCAACTGGAAACATGGTTCAGTGGTCTTGTACTTCCCTGAAAAGCTGATTATACTTTTGGCtgattcattttctttcagaaggaaTTTACCCTTTCTGGCAGTTTGAGTCTGGTTGCACCAACGGCACAAAATGTATCGGGGGTGAGGAAATTGGCTCGGGGTCCTCTGTGTGTCAAACTGAAATTTGCCACCGAGCTCCAGATTTTGTCTTTTAGCCCCTGAGTGCCCCTTGTTTGGTCAGATTCAGAAGCCATTTTAACACTAGTTTAAAAATAGAGCCATTTCATTTGTGCTTTTGCAGGTGCCTTGCCCAATTCCATGCTTTCCCTGCATGACTTATCTTGTAGGATAAGCACTCATCAAAGGTCAAGGTTATTCTGAAGTATCCAGCATAGGAGAGTTCTCTTTCTCGTAGATCCTTAAGCTGAACTTCGCACAATTATAACTGATACTGTGCTGAGAGGTAATTCAAACAGGGGAAAAGTACAAAATGACAAGCAGGAACCTTTGGCACTGTAAAATGTCCCTGGTGATTTGTACTTAGTGCTTCTTCAAAACGCAGAAGCCATTTTACCACTCAGAGCCATGGCAGAagtgaattattatttttttccaagtgggGCTCTGCAGATCAGGGCTCCAGAGCCAGGCTTGGCACATGTGCCTCTCAGAAATGTGCCATGTACTTTACATCCGAAGATAATTTTCTCGCCTCTGTGACACAGAAGCCAAGAAGCGTGGatttttcctcccccctctctcccctgtctgattttaaaatcagaCACAAGGTCATGCATGAAAAGCTCCGGCTGGGAGATACACCTTGCTACccatttttttaaggaaacctGGAGACAAACCTGCTTGGTTTTGCCTTCTACGTGAGCTGCGGTGGGAGAAGATGCTTCTGCATCCCTGggtgcggggccgggggaggaGAGCCCGGCGCAGCAGCGGgagcccccgccgccgccgccgcccggcagCGGCCGCAAAGATGCGTTCGAAACATCCCCCGGCGAGACGTGGCTCCCTTCTCTGTACTCACCGCGGCCGCGAAAGCACCGGAGTTTCGCTGAGGAGACTCCAGTCCGGGCTgcggggagagggaggaaagggaggggaaaagagaaaagagggaaaaaaaaaaaaaaggaagaaggagaagatagggaaaaaaaaaaaaaaagaaggggcGCAGTGGAAGttgcggcggcggcgggagagaggcggcgggggcggccggggtGCCCGAGCCCCGGGCCGCGCTGCGCTGCCCGGCCGGCGGCAGCCCCGGGCCTGGCGGCGGGGACCGGGGCGCAGCGAAGCGGCGGCGGAGCCCGCGGAggaaactaaataaataaaatcagactGTTATTTAAGGCGcgtaaatttaaaattatttggacAGGAAGAGCAAGGGGAGCGGAGCCGCAGGAGCCAAAGTAACGGTTTCGGAGCCGGgcgcggcccccgccccgcggccccgcgccccggcgCTCCCCGGGGGCCGCCCGACCTGCCCGCACCTCGGCCGGCGCGaccctccctcctccccggGGACCCCGCTGAGCCCTCCGGGAGCACCGACATTTTGAGTGCCTGTCTCgtggggcaggctgtgctgagagcCGGTGagaaatctttctttctctctctccttctttctccctttttaaatttttttttttattccccaccCCCCCGCCTCCCCCCGCTCCATGCACAGGATAACAGTCCCCAGGGATAAATGTAAAAGCTTTCCTCCCCTCGCTTTTTCGAGGCAATTTCAGCACTTTAGTCAGGAGATAATAATGTCTGGCTGGTTCTGGCTGCCCAGTGAATTCCCAGGTACATTTGTGgaagaaaaccttttctttcttttagaagATGAAAAGTGGTAGCTTTCTCCTGTGTTAACTCTTCCTTCATGTGAACAATGCAATGGCATTTCCTAGGGAGCTAGTATCTTACCCCACCATGGAATAAACCATTGATTCCATTCCTCTCCCTACACTGAAAGCTGGAAAGAAAGTGTTTTCCTGTACTTAAATGTGCTGTAGATTATTGCACTGGAGAGCGAGGAAAATTCACCTTCAAATACCTTCTCATTCACTCTCCCCCGGCTaagggcagggcagtgccagggttAGCCCTGCACTTCTGCCCCTCTCTCCCAGCACCCACCCTCTCAcggtgctgctgccacagatGAAACTCTCTTCGTTCCCTGTAGGATCCCTTTAGGATCTGCCCCTTTCCAAAAGGAGCTCAGCAGCCCCCGCCGTTGTTCCGAGGATAATTTAGAAACAAAGGTCAAGTGTAACAGCTTTGCTCATCCGTGTAACTGAAATAGGGGAGAGGGCTGTTGCCCCACAGTTGTGTCCTCACACAGCCTGGTCACTGTGAATCCTGGTACAACTACATTTTATGCTCtatttcttcacatttttgtgTGCTTGCTGTATTTGTTTCTATTTATACCTCTCATCTCGGTACTGCACTCTTTGCTGCCGattcctgggctgctgcagggcgatctctgctcctgcctggagacTTACTTGGCAGTTGGTTTATGTCTCAATAAAAGCTCTCAAAAATCTTCAATTCAATCTCACACGCTGCAGTTTTGCATCTCTGGATAAATATGTTTGTTGACATTTTCAGGAATATGCGAGTTTTTGAAACTGGACTTTTTGATGTTGCCAAAATACTGTGGGAAAAGCGCCAAAGCAATTTCTGAAACTACATGCAATATTACAATCCTTTTTAGGTGTCAAGATTCTCTGTTAATGAGACTTGCATTATATTATTTTCTCCTCGCTCAGTAAATATAAAGACTTTTGGAGGAAAGCCATTCCCCAGCAACCGGGCACCTTTTGTCACTGGCAAACCCTGTAAGGTGCGTGTAACCCACCAGCTGACtgctttctttggttttctAGAGGCTCTTTGCAGTAACTATTAACTTCCTGGGATAATAGAGAGCAATTTTTGCTTTCCAAGTATCTAACTAGGAATTTCAATTGATCGTCCTGTTGAGGGGCTCACAGAGAAAGCGCAGCAGTGAAATCAGATAAAACACACCTTTAAACCGTGACTCAGCCGCCGAGGCTTTGGGCATGGCCGGGGGTGATTCGTCCTGGCTTTAACCCTGAACTCCTGGCACGCAATAAAAGCCGCTATTTCTGACTAGGCGGGGCATTTTTCTCGGAAGAGAAGTTGCTCTTATTAAGCCACTGCTTAAACTTCGCCATAGCGTAAATTAAATGCTGATGAAGCTCCAAACGGGTTTGGAATGAGGTTTTTTAGTAGCAcgggttaaaaaaaaacacaaaaaaccaaacgTGAGAAAGCTGGATATTACCTTCTGGTGTAGCACGGAATTCCTCTTTGTGAGAGgaatggagagggaaaagctTGGACCATCCTCCAGGACACGAGGAGAGGAAGATGGAGAGCAACATAGCGATTTGGGTCACTTCACCTCGGGGACCTGCGGATTATGTTGCTCCGTTTAATATTTCAAGTGGTTTAGTGCTCTTTCTaccgggaattttggggttatttcccCAAAAGTTCTTCtgatgtgctgtgctgctccgATTAATGATCATGGCacaatttttcatatttcacaGAGGTTTTTAATCAGAACACAGCAGTGTGACAGAGCTTATAGTAAATGTGACAGACagtttcagtaattttttttttacttgaaaatgtAGTAACTGATTTTGTGgggctaattaaaaaaaaagttaaaaactaAACTAATGTATTCCCTCTCCTCAATTTTAAGAGCTATTTAAAGTAGTATTCATTTTGCATTGATTTAAAACCTTCTATTTTGCACGACTTAAATGTAGACTATTCAAAATGAAGCACTTTAAACTGCCCATCTGCCCAATAAGTAGATCCTGTACAAATGTTAAAAGTTTCATAATAGACTCTTCCCGACACGGTGCTGAGCATCGTTAGCTCCTGTTGGGGCTGGAGAGGCAAATGAGCTTCAGTCTGATGAATACTCTCAACTCTCTGTTGCAATGGAAAATTTCCAATGGTTAAATTTTGTTTTAGGTGCAAGCAATAAGTTAACTTCACAAATATCAAAAGTGCTGCTTCCTAAATGTCACCTTATTCAAATGTTCTTGTTTTGTGAGATGCTGTCATTAAAATAGTTTATTTCCAGACAAAACAGAGTATTGATGGAAAGCAAATATTACTTAGAGAACATCTAAACTGCAATCAGCAGATGAAGCGACCAGAAGTGCTGCATTGCAGCTTTCGTGTCCCCTTTGACAATGGttctctgctgcttgttttgaaactagaaaaaaaaagtcctctgCAGTGCACAGTAAACACGAACTACTAAACTGAGCTGTTTAAAACCTCTGGCACTCGAAGAAACACCACTTATACTGTTTCTGGTAACTAAATTCAAAACCAGATTGGTGAAAGTTTAAATACACAAAGAGGAAAAGTGTCATGTAAATTTAGAAAGTAAGTGACCTAGTTCTACAAGCTCTTGTTAGTGACAAAATACAGTTACTGCCTAAAGCATCTAAGCGCCATCCACTGTCCTCAGGCCAGGCAGCCTTTgacttccagctctgcctgtgcaggggctgcaggtgacCCCTTTTTAAAAGGATGTTTTTAGCTAAAACAGGACCGCAGACTCTCGAGCCTGACCGAAAGGGGTGGGGGGagtgaggagaagggaggggtgCATTGAGAGGTGGGAGAAATCACAGTaaactatttccttttcttaaaagcCCAGCAATATTAAGCAAGTGAATAGTAGCTCTTGTATTAATGACTTGATATGAATGAcctaaaataaattgtaaaagTTGATACTGGAACACTAGATATGAGCAACCAACATACACACGGATAAGCCTGGGAGTACTTTGTAAAGTGAAAGGTATAGGAAACTGCTGGGAGCATGGatttaaaacatttccattGTCTAAAAACCCACCTCTGGAATTTCTTGAGACTTACACTACCAGCtgttgagaaggaaaaaaaaaataataatgtggCAACAAATGTTGTTAGAAAGGAGGGAAACACCCCAAGAAGTCTGCACACCCTCAGGTCCAAAGGAGCCCCCGTCCTGGCGGGGGTTCAGTCCATGCTGGgggggaaggagctggtggCCTCCAGGAGTTCCACCACGGCTGCCCTCCGGTAGAGCTTGGCCAGGTCGTAGGCGGTGGCGCCGTGCTTGTTCTGGTGGCCCACCTTGCACTCGGAGCgcgccagcagcagctccaccaccCGCACGTGCCCCTCCTGCGCCGCCAGGTGCAGGGGCAGGTTGCCGTCGTTGTCCTCGATGTTAACATCGGCTTTGAACTCCAGCAGAGTCTGCAAAGTGTCCAGAAAGCCCTCCCTGGCTACATCGTGGATGACAGCGAAGCCGGTACTGTCTTTCAGGTTGGGGTTCGCCCCGTTACTGAGCAGCCGCCGGGCGATTTCGGGGTTGCCGAGTTTCATCAcctgggaaagagagaggagaattGGATACCGCGGGTGGGGGtttgctccagcactgcctcccGTCCTCCTTCTCATCCCTGGCTTTTGTCAGAGCCCAATTCTCATTTAAAGCAGACAGAGGAGACTCGCTATAGAGCTAATGACACACCAGAACGTCTCgtttttcatgtatttgttaCTAAACTCGGTGAAATTGTGAAAGATGTTATCATTTCGGTGGTCATAGCTTTCTGCCTCGGAGAGGTTAATGC
This Camarhynchus parvulus chromosome 8, STF_HiC, whole genome shotgun sequence DNA region includes the following protein-coding sequences:
- the CDKN2C gene encoding cyclin-dependent kinase 4 inhibitor C — translated: MAEPSGNELASAAAKGDLAQLTNLLQKNVNVNAQNGFGRTALQVMKLGNPEIARRLLSNGANPNLKDSTGFAVIHDVAREGFLDTLQTLLEFKADVNIEDNDGNLPLHLAAQEGHVRVVELLLARSECKVGHQNKHGATAYDLAKLYRRAAVVELLEATSSFPPSMD